The Mucilaginibacter sp. PAMB04168 genome contains the following window.
TGCTGACCCCTACATTATCAGTGTAGTGCTCTAACCAAACTGAGCTACGAGACTTTGTTTAATGGTTACAGCCACTCTATATATTACCTATATAGTACTGATATGGCTTTTCTTTTCTGGGTTTCTTCTTTTTTCTTCTAATCTTAAGAAATACATGTGCGTAGCAGGATTCTGTCTTTTTACTTACCTCTCTTTTTCGGCTCGTGTTACTTGGTACTGAATACTGCTCCAGAAAGGAGGTATTCCAGCCGCACCTTCCGGTACGGCTACCTTGTTACGACTTAGCCCCAGTTACCGGTTTTACCCTAGGACGCTCCTTGCGGTTACATACTTCAGGTACCCCCAGCTTCCATGGCTTGACGGGCGGTGTGTACAAGGCCCGGGAACGTATTCACCGCGTCATTGCTGATACGCGATTACTAGCGAATCCAACTTCACGGGGTCGAGTTGCAGACCCCGATCCGAACTGTGAATGGCTTTTAGAGATTGGCATCCTGTTGCCAGGTAGCAGCCCTCTGTACCATCCATTGTAGCACGTGTGTAGCCCCGGACGTAAGGGCCATGATGACTTGACGTCGTCCCCTCCTTCCTCTCTACTTGCGTAGGCAGTCTGTTTAGAGTCCCCACCTTAAATGCTGGCAACTAAACATAGGGGTTGCGCTCGTTGCGGGACTTAACCCAACACCTCACGGCACGAGCTGACGACAGCCATGCAGCACCTAGTTTCGTGTCCCGAAGGACTGATCCGTCTCTGGATCATTCACTAACTTTCAAGCCCGGGTAAGGTTCCTCGCGTATCATCGAATTAAACCACATGCTCCTCCGCTTGTGCGGGCCCCCGTCAATTCCTTTGAGTTTCACCCTTGCGGGCGTACTCCCCAGGTGGAATACTTAACGCTTTCGCTTAGACGCTGACCGTATATCGCCAACATCGAGTATTCATCGTTTAGGGCGTGGACTACCAGGGTATCTAATCCTGTTTGATCCCCACGCTTTCGTGCCTCAGTGTCAATCACACTTTAGTAAGCTGCCTTCGCAATCGGTGTTCTGTGACATATCTATGCATTTCACCGCTACTTGTCACATTCCGCCTACTTCAACTGTATTCAAGCCCATCAGTATCAAAGGCACTGCGATAGTTAAGCTACCGTCTTTCACCCCTGACTTAATAGGCCACCTACGCACCCTTTAAACCCAATAAATCCGGATAACGCTTGGATCCTCCGTATTACCGCGGCTGCTGGCACGGAGTTAGCCGATCCTTATTCTTACCGTACATTCAGCTCTCTTCACGAAGAAAGGTTTATTCCGGTACAAAAGCAGTTTACAACCCGTAGGGCCGTCTTCCTGCACGCGGCATGGCTGGTTCAGAGTTGCCTCCATTGACCAATATTCCTTACTGCTGCCTCCCGTAGGAGTCTGGTCCGTGTCTCAGTACCAGTGTGGGGGGTCATCCTCTCAGATCCCCTAGACATCGTCGCCTTGGTGGGCCGTTACCCCGCCAACTAGCTAATGTCCCGCATGCCCATCGTTGTCCTATAAATATTTGATCATTATGCAATGCTGCACTGTGATTTTATGCGGTGTTAATCTCTCTTTCGAGAGGCTATCCCCCTGACAACGGTAGGTTACATACGTGTTACGCACCCGTGCGCCACTCTCATGGGGAGCAAGCTCCCCAATCCCGTCCGACTTGCATGTATTAGGCCTGCCGCTAGCGTTCATCCTGAGCCAGGATCAAACTCTCCATTGTAAAATGTTTTGTTTGTATCCAGACCCTATTACTCAAAATAGAAATCTGATTATTTGTATATCTTTATACAGTATTCAGTGTAACTCCAATTTCGAAAGGTTTTCTTTTTTTTGATAGAGTCGATAACCTTAAGTTATCGCTCCCGCTACGCTACATGTTACTTCTTAAAAGAACTTTATCGCTTCCCCGTCACGGTTCCGCTTTTTATATCTGCTCATCCTAGCGATGAGTGATTTTGCTTTTTGTTTCCCCTCGCTTTCCGTCCGCTTTCGCTTTCGTTCCGTTTGGGAGTGCAAAGGTAACTAAGTTTTTGATTTCTCCAAAATTTATTTCTAAATTTTTTTGAGACTCCTTAAACCGCTTTTCGCCGTTTTTCTTATCCCTGTGCCGCTTTTCAATCTATTCCCGATCATTGCGATTGGGAGTGCAAAGGTAGAAATCTTTTTGACATCCCCAAAACTTTTTTTAAAGTTTTTTGTGATGCCCCGATTGGCTATCCGCCTCTCTCCTGATCTCCTGCTGACGCATCTTTCAATGCTTCAACATCCCTTCGCCCTTTTTCAATGTACTGACCGCATTCCTTCGTTTGCGGGTTGCAAAGGTAGCGCTTTTTTCCTTTTTATAAAACCTTTCTTCTCTTTTTGTGTTACATCCCCCTTAACTCCCTACCCTTCAACCCCTTTCTTTTTCTAAAACGCCCCCTGATGTCTTAGTCAGGTTGCTTATCGCATATAGGTAGTTCTTATACTCCACTTTTAATCTATTATAATGATACCGGCGTTATAATAGATGGTAAACTTCATTGAGAGATCAAGATTTGTAATATTTTCAATAAAAAAGCCAATCTTATGTTCAACCAGCTCTTGATAGGGCCTTAAACCGTTCATCTAATACATCCATCCATTTTTAAAATTGGTTGCAGGCATTAACTATAGTCTATTATATAAATAGTGGTTATCTTTTTACATATTCCTCAAGTGCAATACTTCATCATCAGTCAATCAAGGTTGATGATAGTTTTCTTTGAAACACAAATCAACTCTCAATTGCCGAAAGTGCCACGGTTTTGGTAAATTAGGGGCAGTAAATCTTAACATGGCTCCTAATTTATTTTACCTGTCGTTCCTTAGCTGTTTTACTATAGCTTTTAATGTTTCGGTATTTGCACAGAAACCAGATCTATACATTGAACCCAAGCTTTCCAACAACAAAGGCATTAACCCCTTTAATTACGATAATAAGATTTTATTGAAGGCAAGACTTACATATATGACTATTTTATTGTCAAAGGCCACGATACACTCAAATATGCAATTACATCACAACCAGAAGGCGCTAAGTCATGGCATTATGTACCCGCTATGCAAAAGGATAGTAGTACAATTGAATATCTGGGTATAAAAACTTTTAGGAAAAATAGGTCCTATTATGATGGACAAACCAAACTACAATCAGACGGAGGTATTCCTCTACCATTATAATTTTGATTTTAAACCTTTAGAGACTGAACTAACGGGGGTAATTGAGAATAAAGCAAATGTTTGGTTACACCCATTTCGCTTTCATGCGCTAGAGATTCTGCAACTGTCTCCCTTTCCTTACATCAAGCTGCCGCTTAAATCTGGTCAAATTTATGATTGGAATCTCGAAATCGGTGAAAAATGGCCTGAATTTAAAGCCTTCAATTGGACAGGTAAGCTTACTCTCCATTGCAAATATGTTGTGCAAGGTAAGGAAGCGCTCAGCTTACCCATTGGAACTGTCCAAACAATAAAAGTTAAGGGTATTGCGAATACCACCAGTGGCCATAGCATTCTCGTGTCTTACTTCAGCGAACAATTCGGATTTGTAAAGCTGGTATATCACAACTTAGATGGGTCAAGTATTACCATGACTCTTAAACAGATCAAATAGGTTTGCCTTTTGAATATGTTATAGCATTCACTTTTGGTTACATGTTTTCAATGGATAAATCCCCTCTGTGTTCTCGCGGCAATAAGCCTGGATGCTCTACCTATTATATAGGTAGAGCAATATCAGATGTTTCAATTACAGGAAGCTATTGTTCTGCTAATATTGCTTTAACACCGGCGTAAGTTAACACATTGTTGCTAAGGGCATCCTGTTTAAGCCTTGCAAGCGGGTTATATTTAGTGTTCAGCTCACCTACGTTGGTTCAGTTGTCAGTTCATAGTTAAAAGATGTTAAATGTGAAGCGGAAACATACTATAACACAATAAGGCGTTTATTTTCGCGCTTAAAATAAATAATTGATTGATTTACATTATATAATTATCTTTGCAGGATGTTTAAAAAGCAACGTGCTATAATTGCAGGCTTATTAGTTACCGCGGTACTTATTACTGGCAGCTGTAAAAGCAGCTACGAGAGATTAAAGGAGAGTAACGACCGGGCTAAACAATACCAGCAGGCCGTAAAATTCTATAACAAAAAACAATACTCAAAAGCACTGGAGTTATTTGAGTTACTTACACCAAAATACAGAGGATTAAGTGAGGCTGAAGACTTATTCTTTTATTACGCCTACGCTAACTATAACTTAAAGGATTACACTTCGGCCCGTTACCATTTTAAAAACTTTGCCGATCTGTACCCATCAAGTACCCGTGCTGAGGAATGCCGTTACATGTCTGCCTATTGTTATTATCTGGATTCACCTATTCCGTCGCTTGACCAGGAGAATACCACCAAGGCTATTGAGACTTTACAATTGTTTATAAACCTTTATCCTAAAAGTGAACGTAGCGTTCAAGCCGGTAAGTTGATTCAGGACCTGCGCGATAAATTAGAAACCAAAGCTTACAATAATGCAAGGCTTTATTTAGATATCGGCGATTACCTGTCGGCAGTTATGGCATTCAATAATGCCCTGCGCGATTATCCGGATACTAAGTATGCAGAAGAAATGGAGTTTTTAACTGTTAAGGCCCAGTACTTGTATGCCAAGAACAGTGCCGAATTCCGTCAGGAAGAGCGCTATACGCAATCAATGACCTATGCTGATCAATTTGCTGAGAAATATGCAAACAGCAAGTATGTTAAAGAAGCAGCCGAATACCGTAAAGACAGCGAGCGTGGTATTGCAAACGCCAAACGTTATTTAGCGCGGTTAGAAGCTGAGGGTAAACTGGCCAAAAAACTAGCAGATAGGGATACGGCTAAAGCGCCGCAACAACAGTCAATTACTGATAAACATAATCAAAGAAGTCCGCAACAATAAAATATAAAACGAACATGAGCAATAATCCTAATAATAAACCAACTGTAGCAGGCAGTACCGTAACCCGCGATTTGCGCGACCTGGATAAAACAACAGACAACCTGTATGAGTCTATCGTTATCATGTCGAAACGTGCAAACCAGATATCAAACAACATTAAAGAAGAGCTGCATCAGAAATTATCTGAGTTTGCCTCTGCAAATGATAACCTGGAAGAAGTGTTTGAGAACCGTGAGCAGATCGAAATTTCGAAACATTACGAGCGCTTGCCCAAACCTACGTTAGTAGCAGTTCAGGAATTTTTAGAAAACAAGGTTTATTTCCGCAACCCTAACAAAGAGAGAGATTAATTCTCTTACCTGTAAAAACAAGATTTTAGAAAAAAAGCCCTTTTACTTTCAAAAGGGCTTTTTTATTGTAAGATACCGCCGCGAAATTGAATAAGCCATTCAGTTTATACGATATTAGCTGGGTTTACCTATTTTTGTACTATGCTCGAAGGCAAGAAAATTGTTTTAGGTGTTTGCGGTAGTATAGCGGCCTATAAATCTGCTACGCTTGTGCGCTTGTTAATAAAGGCCGGTGCAGAAGTGCAGGTAGTGATGACCAAAGACGCTGCCAGCTTTATTACGCCGCTTACGCTCTCCACACTTTCCAAAAAACCGGTACTCATACAATATTTTGAACCTGGCACCGGCCAATGGAATAATCATGTAGAACTGGGCCTATGGGCCGATTTATTCCTGATTGCCCCAGCAAGCGCCAACACTATGGCTAAAATGGCCGGTGGACAGTGTGATAACCTACTTACTGCCGCATACTTATCGGCCAAGTGCCCGGTTTACTTTGCACCAGCAATGGATCTGGATATGTGGCGCCACCAAGCTACCTTAAGCAATGTGCAAAAGCTGCAAAGCTACGGTAATATACTTATACAGCCAGGCAGTGGCGAACTGGCCAGCGGCTTGCATGGTGAAGGCCGCATGGCGGAGCCTGAAGAAATTGTAAGTTTTGTAACCGATCAACTATCAGAGAGCCTTCGGCTGGCTGGTAAACGAATGCTGGTTACGGCTGGTCCTACTTACGAGGCAATTGATCCTGTACGTTTTATAGGTAACCATTCTTCCGGCAAAATGGGATTTGCCATCGCCGATGAATTGGCCAAACAGGGTGCTGTGGTAACACTTATAGCGGGTCCATCTGCACAAACGTTACAACAAACCGGTATAAACCGTATTGATATTACATCAGCTGCAGAAATGCTGGAAGCTTGCTTGTACCATTTTGACATTGCTGATGCTTGCATAATGAGCGCTGCCGTGGCCGATTATACACCTATAAATGTGTCATCCCAAAAAATCAAAAAGCAGAGTGACACCTTTGGCATAGATCTAAAGAAAACGACTGACATATTAAGAGTACTGGGCGAACGCAAACGACACAATCAATTACTCATTGGTTTTGCGCTCGAAACTCAAAACGAGGAGCAGAACGCTATAGATAAGCTGCACAAAAAAAACCTCGACCTGATTATTTTAAATTCACTTAATGATGTTGGCGCGGGCTTTAAGCTTGATACCAATAAAATAACAATGATTGACCGGCAGCTCCATAAAACAATCTTTGAAACCAAGCGTAAAAGCGAGGTGGCTGCTGACATATGCCATAAGATAATTACGTTGTTGAAATGATGAAGAAGCTGGGGTTGTTATTGTTGTGGTTAGGAATTGTGCATACAGCTATTGCACAGGATTTAAATGCCCGTGTACAAGTACTATCGCCGAAAATTGCGACAACCAATAAGCGCATTTTCACTTCGCTACAAACCGCCATGCGTGAGTTTTTGAACGGACGCAAGTGGAGCGCCGATGCTGTACAACCGCAAGAAAAAGTAGATTGCAGCTTTGTACTAACGGTTACCAATTGGGATAACGGAACTAGTTTTAGTGGCGAACTCCAGGTGCAGTCGACCCGTCCAGTTTATAACGCCGCTTATAACACCCCCGTTTTTAGTATTAACGACCGCGATTTTGACTTCACCTACACCGAAGGGCAAACCATTGACTTTAATAACCAAACCTTCGAAAGCAATTTAAGCTCCGTGATGGCTTTTTATGCCTACATGATTATGGCTTTTGATTACGACAGCTTTTCTAAATTCGGCGGCACTTCATATTATGCCAACGCACAAACGGTAGTTATTAACGCGCAAAGTTCATCATACCGTGGCTGGAAAGCATTTGATAATAATACCAACCGCTATTGGCTGTCGGAGAACACCATGAACAAAACTTACATTCCGCTGCGTGAGTTTTTATATACCTACCATAGGCAAGGGCTGGATTTAATGGCCGACAATGCAGCTACCGGCCGTAAAAATATAACGGCCGCTTTGCCGGTACTTACCCAGCTGGATCGTGTACGAGTCGGTGCCACTTTGCCCACCTTATTTTTCCTGGCTAAGCGCAATGAGTTGGTCTCTATTTATTCAAAAGCAGATCCCCAGGAAAAGCTGCAGGCCATGAACATCCTTAACCAAGCCGACCCGGCTAATGGAAATTTGTATCAAACCTTACAACAATAAACCACTTCAGTACATCTGTAAGTTTGTTATAAAACACATCTGTTAGGCATTGATTTTGTAATTGAGTATCTTTGTATTCAAGGATAACTCTACATGCTGCATCAGCTCAACATTCATAATTACGCTTTAATTGATAACCTGGAAATTGGCTTTGACGCCAGTTTAAATATCATAACCGGCGAAACCGGGGCCGGTAAATCTATTATATTAGGTGCGCTATCACTTATTTTAGGTCAGCGTGCCGAGAGTAAGTACTTCTTCAATCAGCAAAAGAAGTGCGTGATTGAAGGTACTTTTAAGATTGCCGACTTTCACCTTAAAGCTTTTTTTGAAGAGAACGACCTGGATTACGAACCTGAAACAGTTTTAAGGCGCGAAATATCGGCCGATGGCAAATCACGTGCGTTTGTAAATGACACACCGGTTAATTTGGCTACTTTAAAGCTTTTAGGCGAGCAATTGATAGATATTCACTCGCAACAGGCTA
Protein-coding sequences here:
- the bamD gene encoding outer membrane protein assembly factor BamD, whose product is MFKKQRAIIAGLLVTAVLITGSCKSSYERLKESNDRAKQYQQAVKFYNKKQYSKALELFELLTPKYRGLSEAEDLFFYYAYANYNLKDYTSARYHFKNFADLYPSSTRAEECRYMSAYCYYLDSPIPSLDQENTTKAIETLQLFINLYPKSERSVQAGKLIQDLRDKLETKAYNNARLYLDIGDYLSAVMAFNNALRDYPDTKYAEEMEFLTVKAQYLYAKNSAEFRQEERYTQSMTYADQFAEKYANSKYVKEAAEYRKDSERGIANAKRYLARLEAEGKLAKKLADRDTAKAPQQQSITDKHNQRSPQQ
- a CDS encoding DNA-directed RNA polymerase subunit omega → MSNNPNNKPTVAGSTVTRDLRDLDKTTDNLYESIVIMSKRANQISNNIKEELHQKLSEFASANDNLEEVFENREQIEISKHYERLPKPTLVAVQEFLENKVYFRNPNKERD
- the coaBC gene encoding bifunctional phosphopantothenoylcysteine decarboxylase/phosphopantothenate--cysteine ligase CoaBC, which gives rise to MLEGKKIVLGVCGSIAAYKSATLVRLLIKAGAEVQVVMTKDAASFITPLTLSTLSKKPVLIQYFEPGTGQWNNHVELGLWADLFLIAPASANTMAKMAGGQCDNLLTAAYLSAKCPVYFAPAMDLDMWRHQATLSNVQKLQSYGNILIQPGSGELASGLHGEGRMAEPEEIVSFVTDQLSESLRLAGKRMLVTAGPTYEAIDPVRFIGNHSSGKMGFAIADELAKQGAVVTLIAGPSAQTLQQTGINRIDITSAAEMLEACLYHFDIADACIMSAAVADYTPINVSSQKIKKQSDTFGIDLKKTTDILRVLGERKRHNQLLIGFALETQNEEQNAIDKLHKKNLDLIILNSLNDVGAGFKLDTNKITMIDRQLHKTIFETKRKSEVAADICHKIITLLK
- a CDS encoding DUF4835 family protein, encoding MMKKLGLLLLWLGIVHTAIAQDLNARVQVLSPKIATTNKRIFTSLQTAMREFLNGRKWSADAVQPQEKVDCSFVLTVTNWDNGTSFSGELQVQSTRPVYNAAYNTPVFSINDRDFDFTYTEGQTIDFNNQTFESNLSSVMAFYAYMIMAFDYDSFSKFGGTSYYANAQTVVINAQSSSYRGWKAFDNNTNRYWLSENTMNKTYIPLREFLYTYHRQGLDLMADNAATGRKNITAALPVLTQLDRVRVGATLPTLFFLAKRNELVSIYSKADPQEKLQAMNILNQADPANGNLYQTLQQ